A single region of the Ancylobacter novellus DSM 506 genome encodes:
- a CDS encoding sensor histidine kinase, translating to MSLGSRSWSLKRRLATRLLVVLAIAVLGPPIAFLFFSWWTVGSLHHRALQDQAADIVRGLDTRVTPPVLTLPEVLAAAYTRSNDSYFYLVLERDGTVVTASSPLAASLATNATIVPPGEFFLVPRAGGAPWYTYSTNADGYRIVVAQDSSHENVLFDSIVREVAGFTLWLALPLLLVALLVMMHTLNRAFRPIARAAEDARTITPGGQEAQISAHGLPREITPLVKAVNAALARLARAYDVERRFTTDAAHELRTPVAVLMARIDMLPEGPAKESLVLDTARLSRSVSQLLQVARLDAKPLAIDEDIDLARVVRHAVALLGPLAMQDGRRMEMTAPNRPIMVRGNAQAIALAVTNLVENALSHTPAGTPIDVQVTSEPAIYVLDRGQGVPPDERMAIFERFQRSPNTASSGTGLGLAIVAEIAARHHAVASVEARAGGGSIFAIRWINSA from the coding sequence GTGAGCCTCGGTTCGCGCTCGTGGTCTCTGAAGCGCCGGCTGGCAACGCGGTTGCTTGTCGTGCTCGCCATAGCCGTGCTCGGCCCGCCGATCGCCTTCCTCTTCTTCTCTTGGTGGACCGTCGGCTCGCTGCACCATCGGGCATTGCAGGACCAGGCCGCCGACATCGTGCGCGGCCTCGACACCCGCGTCACGCCGCCCGTGCTGACGCTGCCGGAGGTGCTCGCCGCCGCGTATACGCGTTCCAATGATTCCTATTTCTACCTCGTGCTGGAGCGCGACGGCACAGTCGTCACCGCATCGTCGCCGCTGGCCGCGTCCCTGGCTACCAATGCCACGATCGTCCCGCCGGGGGAGTTCTTCCTCGTGCCCCGTGCGGGAGGCGCCCCCTGGTACACCTATTCGACGAACGCCGACGGCTATCGCATCGTTGTCGCCCAGGACAGCTCGCACGAGAACGTCCTCTTCGACAGCATCGTCCGCGAAGTCGCGGGGTTCACGCTGTGGCTCGCGCTGCCCCTGCTGCTGGTGGCGCTGCTCGTGATGATGCACACGCTCAACCGGGCCTTCCGTCCGATCGCGCGAGCGGCGGAAGATGCGCGGACGATCACGCCCGGGGGACAGGAGGCGCAGATCTCGGCCCACGGGCTGCCGCGCGAGATCACGCCCCTCGTCAAGGCGGTCAACGCCGCACTGGCTCGGTTGGCCCGCGCCTATGACGTCGAGCGGCGCTTCACCACCGATGCGGCGCACGAACTGCGCACGCCGGTAGCCGTGCTCATGGCACGCATCGACATGCTGCCGGAGGGACCGGCAAAGGAAAGCCTCGTCCTGGACACGGCCCGTCTCAGTCGATCCGTCTCCCAGCTGCTGCAGGTGGCAAGGCTGGACGCCAAGCCGCTGGCGATAGACGAGGACATCGATCTTGCCAGGGTGGTGCGCCACGCGGTGGCGTTGCTCGGCCCGCTGGCGATGCAGGACGGGCGCCGCATGGAAATGACGGCGCCCAATCGACCGATCATGGTCCGTGGCAACGCGCAGGCGATTGCGCTGGCGGTCACCAACCTCGTGGAGAACGCGCTCTCGCATACGCCGGCGGGAACGCCGATCGACGTCCAGGTGACATCCGAGCCCGCGATCTATGTGCTCGATCGCGGCCAGGGCGTGCCGCCCGACGAGCGCATGGCCATCTTCGAGCGTTTTCAGCGCAGCCCCAACACGGCGAGTTCCGGCACCGGTCTCGGGCTCGCCATTGTCGCCGAGATCGCCGCCCGCCACCACGCCGTGGCCAGCGTGGAGGCGCGTGCGGGGGGCGGCAGCATATTTGCGATCCGGTGGATCAACTCGGCTTGA